A genomic stretch from Nocardia wallacei includes:
- a CDS encoding LLM class flavin-dependent oxidoreductase: MKFLLLTLITHQPDPVTGATESPAQRLRRVVDSARLAAELGYDGFAVGERHEDPFISSAPPVVLSHIAAVTARIALFTGVTTLSLLDPVRAFEDYSTLDNLSGGRLELIIGKGNGAAQAQLFHVTAEDQWDRNSEGYELFRQLWEHDSVTWSGRFRPALTEAKALPRPLQPRLRIWHGSATSRESVDLAARHGDPLFSANVTYPIEPYAELVRHYRERWSAYGHDPADALVGAGTAGFHVTRDSQDALERYRPIFEARQATARKHGLPIVFRTVEDFVERSSALVGSPQQVLDKVLRYHEQFGHEVIHLSADGDGFTDKQHRESLELFQSEVAPALRRRIPSRELGAQRYAETVLR, encoded by the coding sequence ATGAAATTCCTTCTGCTGACATTGATTACGCACCAGCCCGATCCGGTGACCGGTGCCACGGAGTCTCCGGCGCAGCGTTTGCGGCGGGTGGTCGACAGTGCTCGTCTCGCAGCGGAACTCGGTTATGACGGGTTCGCCGTCGGTGAGCGGCACGAGGATCCGTTCATCTCCTCCGCGCCGCCGGTGGTGCTTTCCCACATCGCCGCGGTGACCGCGCGGATCGCGCTGTTCACCGGGGTCACCACGCTGAGCCTGCTGGATCCGGTGCGGGCCTTCGAGGACTATTCGACGCTGGACAATCTCTCCGGTGGGCGGCTCGAACTGATCATCGGCAAGGGCAACGGGGCCGCGCAGGCACAGTTGTTCCACGTCACCGCCGAAGATCAGTGGGACCGCAATAGCGAAGGGTACGAGCTGTTCCGGCAGTTGTGGGAGCACGACAGCGTCACCTGGAGCGGACGGTTCCGGCCCGCGCTGACCGAGGCCAAGGCGCTGCCGCGCCCGCTGCAACCGCGCCTGCGCATCTGGCACGGCAGCGCCACCAGCCGGGAATCGGTGGATCTGGCCGCTCGCCACGGTGACCCGCTGTTCTCGGCCAATGTCACCTACCCCATCGAGCCGTATGCCGAACTGGTGCGGCACTATCGGGAGCGCTGGTCCGCCTACGGCCACGACCCCGCGGACGCCCTCGTCGGCGCGGGCACGGCCGGTTTCCACGTGACCCGCGACTCGCAGGACGCACTCGAGCGGTACCGGCCGATCTTCGAGGCCCGGCAGGCGACCGCGCGAAAGCACGGTCTTCCCATCGTTTTCCGGACCGTCGAGGACTTCGTGGAGCGCAGCTCGGCGCTGGTCGGCAGCCCGCAGCAGGTCCTGGACAAGGTGCTGCGCTACCACGAGCAGTTCGGGCACGAGGTGATCCATCTGTCCGCCGACGGTGACGGCTTCACCGACAAGCAGCACCGAGAAAGTCTCGAACTGTTCCAGTCGGAGGTAGCCCCCGCCCTGCGCCGACGCATCCCCTCTCGCGAGCTGGGCGCGCAGCGATACGCCGAAACGGTCCTCCGATGA
- a CDS encoding flavin reductase family protein — MAELHEIPADGAGLRRAFAAFPSGVVAVCAEIGGVPYGLAVSTFVPVSLDPPLVSFCVQNSSTTWPRLSAASYLGLSLLGTEQHGAARSLSSKNGDRFRDLELHRGAGHSVFVDGASAWLEGVIETQVPAGDHQVVILRVRRLATRAEVDPLVFHGSRFRRLHPEEVRNGVAH, encoded by the coding sequence ATGGCTGAGCTGCACGAAATTCCCGCCGACGGCGCCGGTCTCCGCCGCGCCTTCGCCGCGTTCCCCAGTGGCGTCGTCGCGGTGTGCGCCGAAATCGGCGGTGTCCCATACGGATTGGCGGTCAGCACCTTCGTCCCGGTGTCGCTGGACCCGCCGCTGGTGTCGTTCTGTGTGCAGAACAGCTCCACCACCTGGCCTCGGCTGTCCGCGGCCAGCTATCTGGGCCTGAGCCTGCTGGGCACCGAGCAGCACGGAGCCGCCCGGTCGCTCAGCTCCAAGAACGGCGACCGCTTCCGGGACCTGGAACTGCATCGCGGGGCCGGACATTCGGTCTTCGTCGACGGCGCCTCGGCGTGGCTCGAGGGTGTGATCGAGACCCAGGTTCCCGCCGGCGATCACCAGGTGGTCATCCTGCGGGTCCGGCGCCTGGCGACGCGGGCCGAGGTCGACCCGCTGGTCTTCCACGGCAGCCGTTTCCGCCGCCTGCATCCGGAAGAGGTGCGCAATGGTGTCGCCCACTGA
- a CDS encoding ABC transporter permease — protein sequence MTRYVIVRVLQAAAVLWAAFTVSFAVLYLLPGDPVELAAGATPGTPVDPAAIAEMRARYGLDQPMWQQYRTALTHDVQGDLGRSLSTGQSVTGALAEALPTTLALASFALALAVVFGTALALAATYTESRWLRGLLTALPPIGASAPTFWVGLLLLQLFSFRLRWVPAFGGTGLQGTLLPAVTLAIPVGAVIAQVLHTSLAQTWRQPFVEVALAKGASRWWVQLRHVLRPAVAPALTVAGVWVGTVLAGSVIVETVFSRAGLGRLTQTAVLNQDIPVVQGIVMLTAVAFVLVNLAVDLVYPALDPRVAQAFRVKEPSHA from the coding sequence GTGACGCGGTATGTGATCGTGCGGGTGTTGCAGGCCGCTGCGGTGTTGTGGGCGGCGTTCACGGTTTCGTTCGCGGTCTTGTATCTGTTGCCTGGGGATCCGGTGGAGTTGGCGGCGGGGGCTACTCCGGGGACGCCGGTCGATCCCGCGGCGATCGCGGAGATGCGGGCGCGGTACGGGCTGGATCAGCCGATGTGGCAGCAGTATCGGACGGCGCTCACCCACGACGTGCAGGGTGATCTGGGCAGGTCGCTGAGTACCGGGCAGTCGGTGACCGGGGCGCTTGCCGAGGCGCTGCCGACGACCCTCGCGCTGGCCTCGTTCGCGCTGGCGCTGGCGGTGGTGTTCGGCACCGCGCTCGCGCTGGCCGCCACCTACACCGAAAGCCGGTGGCTGCGTGGGCTATTGACCGCGCTGCCGCCGATAGGCGCGTCGGCCCCGACGTTCTGGGTGGGACTGCTGCTGTTGCAACTGTTCTCGTTCCGGCTGCGCTGGGTGCCTGCCTTCGGCGGCACCGGGTTACAAGGAACGCTGCTGCCCGCGGTGACGCTGGCGATCCCCGTCGGCGCGGTCATCGCGCAGGTGCTCCACACCAGCTTGGCGCAGACCTGGCGGCAGCCCTTCGTGGAAGTGGCGCTGGCCAAGGGCGCCTCGCGCTGGTGGGTCCAGCTGCGCCACGTCCTGCGTCCCGCGGTCGCTCCCGCTCTCACCGTCGCGGGCGTGTGGGTCGGCACGGTGCTCGCCGGTTCGGTCATCGTCGAAACCGTCTTCTCCCGTGCGGGCCTCGGCCGCCTCACCCAGACCGCCGTGCTGAACCAGGACATCCCGGTGGTTCAGGGCATCGTCATGCTCACCGCCGTCGCCTTCGTCCTGGTCAACCTCGCCGTCGACCTGGTGTACCCGGCGCTGGACCCCCGTGTCGCCCAAGCCTTCCGAGTAAAGGAGCCGTCCCATGCGTAG
- a CDS encoding SDR family oxidoreductase: MKDLTGRKCLITGAASGIGRATALAAARKGAQLFLTDIAEPGLRATAELVEAAGGRVAALQALDVSDYDAVTAWAERVHAEHGSLDVVMNIAGIATWGTVENLEHRHWRSVIDVNLMGPIHIIENFLPPMVRAGRGGHLVNVSSAAGLLALPWHAAYSGSKFGLRGISEVLRFDLERHGIGVSLVVPGAVRTPLVGTVQIVGVDRDDPRVRKLTGLFEGHAASPEHVADRIIAGVERNRYLVHTSFDIRVAYWFARKFALPYEIVMRIANRQFSRLLEEPERSSAVE, from the coding sequence ATGAAAGACCTGACCGGCCGGAAGTGCCTGATCACCGGCGCGGCCAGCGGCATCGGCCGGGCCACCGCGCTGGCCGCGGCGCGCAAGGGGGCACAGCTGTTCCTGACCGACATCGCCGAACCCGGACTGCGGGCGACGGCGGAGCTGGTCGAGGCGGCCGGGGGCCGGGTGGCAGCGCTACAGGCGCTCGACGTGTCGGACTACGACGCCGTGACCGCGTGGGCCGAGCGGGTGCACGCCGAGCACGGCAGCCTCGACGTGGTCATGAATATCGCCGGCATCGCCACCTGGGGCACCGTGGAGAATCTCGAGCACCGGCACTGGCGCTCGGTCATCGACGTGAACCTGATGGGGCCCATCCACATCATCGAGAATTTCCTGCCGCCGATGGTGCGGGCCGGGCGCGGTGGTCATCTGGTGAACGTGTCCTCGGCGGCCGGGCTGCTCGCCCTGCCCTGGCACGCCGCCTACAGCGGCAGCAAGTTCGGGCTGCGCGGTATCTCGGAGGTGCTGCGGTTCGATCTGGAGCGGCACGGCATCGGGGTGAGCCTGGTGGTGCCGGGTGCGGTGCGGACGCCGCTGGTGGGCACGGTGCAGATCGTCGGGGTCGACCGCGACGATCCGCGGGTGCGGAAGCTGACCGGCCTGTTCGAGGGACACGCGGCGAGCCCGGAGCACGTGGCCGACCGGATCATCGCGGGCGTCGAGCGCAATCGCTACCTGGTGCACACGTCGTTCGACATCCGCGTGGCGTACTGGTTCGCGCGGAAATTCGCGCTGCCCTACGAGATCGTCATGCGCATCGCGAACCGGCAGTTCAGCAGGCTGCTCGAGGAGCCGGAGCGGTCCTCGGCGGTGGAGTGA